GTTAGGATGAGTAGAAGAGTTGGTTTGGGGTTGAATAATTAGGTTTGATTACATATTTATGGGTGAAGGCATTTCTTATTTTCAAGCATAGAGAGCGATTATACTAGGGATAAAATTCGGTAATATAGGGGGACATTTTTCTAATTAATGGATACTTGTGTAGAGAAAGTCTGATAGAGAGTGTGCATGTCCTCTTTTTCAGGAAGCTAATGAAGAACACATAACCTTCGCTGTAATGAATATAAATGATATACATGTCTGAATTTTTGGCGGAATTTCGTAAAGCATCGCTGTGTCTTTTTGTTTTATGAGGATCATACGGAAGGTGGTGGGTGCACCGATGGTTGTGTGGGTGTTTTGGTTGATCGCAGCCGGTGTCCTGTTTGTGGTAGAGATGATGACGCTTACTTTTTATCTGCTATGGCTTAGTATTGGCGCATTGGCTGGAGGACTGGTGTCGTTATTCGTTCCCGAATCTATTTTGTTACAGGTGGTCGTCGGATCACTGGTCGCTCTGGGTCTAACTGTATTCTCGAAGCCACTGGTTTCTAAATTTCGCAGCTCACGTGGGTTCAAGGATACCGGTACAGAAATCGTCGGCAGGCAAGGAGTCGTCATTGAGCCGATTGAGCAGGGGCGCTACGGGCAAGTGAAGGTAGGCGGAGATACGTGGAGCGCGAGCTCTGATCAGTCTCTGAGCAAGGATGAAGTGGTAAGAGTAGTGAAAAGAGGCACAACCATTATTGAAGTAGAACGATGGGGGGACATGAACTAATGGAATGGGCAATTATTGCAATTATTGTGGTGGTAGTCGTAGTGTTTGTGGCATTAACGGTCAAGATCGTACCGCAGCAGCGGGTAGGTGTTGTGGAGCGGCTAGGTAAATTTAATCGTTTGCTAACACCGGGTCTGAACATTCTAATTCCTGTGATCGATCAAGTGCGTACGTTTCACGACTTACGGATTCAACAAGCGAATGTGCCTCCGCAAACGGTAATTACAAAGGATAACGTGCAGGTGCAGATCGACACGATTATTTTCTATCAGGTAGTGGGACCAGAGGAAGCCACGTATGGTATTTCTGATTATGTATATGGGGTAAGGAATATTTCAACGGCAACGATGCGGCAAATTATCGGTAAGCTGGAATTAGATGAAACGCTGTCTGGGCGTGAAAAAATCTCAACGGACATTCGCCTGGCACTGGATGAAGCTACAGAGAAATGGGGCGTGCGGATCGAGCGTGTGGAAGTCATCGATATTAAGCCACCGCTAGATATTCAGGAAGCAATGGATAAGCAGATGAAAGCGGAGCGGAGTAAACGGGCGATTGTCTTGGAAGCGGAAGCTGCCAAGCAGGATATGATCCTGCGTGCAGAAGGGGATAAGCAGAGTAAGATTCTGAAAGCGGAAGGTGACAAGGAAGCGCGTATCCGCCAAGCAGAGGGTTCACGGCAGGCACAGGAGCTGGAAGCCAACGGTGAAGCTAAAGCGATTATAGCGGTGGCCGAAG
This window of the Paenibacillus sp. FSL R10-2734 genome carries:
- a CDS encoding NfeD family protein; translation: MRIIRKVVGAPMVVWVFWLIAAGVLFVVEMMTLTFYLLWLSIGALAGGLVSLFVPESILLQVVVGSLVALGLTVFSKPLVSKFRSSRGFKDTGTEIVGRQGVVIEPIEQGRYGQVKVGGDTWSASSDQSLSKDEVVRVVKRGTTIIEVERWGDMN
- a CDS encoding SPFH domain-containing protein, yielding MEWAIIAIIVVVVVVFVALTVKIVPQQRVGVVERLGKFNRLLTPGLNILIPVIDQVRTFHDLRIQQANVPPQTVITKDNVQVQIDTIIFYQVVGPEEATYGISDYVYGVRNISTATMRQIIGKLELDETLSGREKISTDIRLALDEATEKWGVRIERVEVIDIKPPLDIQEAMDKQMKAERSKRAIVLEAEAAKQDMILRAEGDKQSKILKAEGDKEARIRQAEGSRQAQELEANGEAKAIIAVAEAEKSRIELIRSAGLDEQVLAYRSFEALAEIAKGPANKVFLPTSAVETLGSLGAIAEVFKASKDSK